GTGGAGAACGTCGAGGCGACCCTGGATCTGCTGGACAGCCAGGAGATGCACCGCCGCACCCTGTGGCTGGCTGTTCCGCTGCAGACAGAACAGGCCGGTCTGCAGTTGTCCTCCTCCCTCGGCGCGGCGTGGGCAGAGTTGTCTCCGATGCTGGGCCTGCGCACGGTGCCGGTGGCCCGGCGTGAGGTGACCGCCGCCCGCGAGCAGGCCTCCCGCGTGGAAGCGGCCCTCGCCGGCGGCATCGCCTTCCGCCCGGCCCGCCCGGCGGAGATCGTATGGATGATCCAGCACGCCCTCCACCGCGGAATTGCTGAGCCTCTGCTGACGGAGGCCGAGACCAGCGACCTGTACGGCGGGTACCTGCGTGACGGTGTGCTGCGCTCCCCCAGCTACGCCGATCTCGGACAGGTCCGCCTGCAGGAAGGCGGCATCGATCCCGTCATCGACGACGTCGACGAGCTCAGGAGCGCGGGCCGGATCACGCGGTCGGGCCGCAATGCCTGGTGGCGGCTGAACACCGGCTCGCCGATCGGACGGCGCTGGCTGCAGATCGAGTCCGACGCCGGGGTCGGCTACCAGGCGCAGCTGGCGCTGGCCGAGTGCCCGCCTGCCGTCCAGCAGGACGCCGCCGACCTGTTCGCCCAGTTGGAGACCCTCGATTTCCCGGTCGATTACACCGTCGACCTCACGTTGGTGCCCGCGGAGAAGGCCCGCGACCAGGTGCGGCGCAAGAAGAACGAGTTGATCGACCAGGCCGACCAGTACGACGCCCGCCCCACCGGCATGCCGGCCTCGCTGACGGACGCGGCCCGTGACCTGGGTGAGCTGGACGCCCGCTTGTCACGGACCTCGGTCGAGGTTGAGGTGCAGTCCGTCACCGTGCTGACGGTGTGGGGTCCCACCGCCGCCGTCTGCGACGCCCGCGCCCGGGCACTGACCGCGCTGCTCGCCGGCGCCGACTACCGGGCCGTACGGCCGACCGGCCTGCAGGAGTCTCTGTTCGCCCTGGGACTGCCCGGCACCGTACGGCCCGGCGTGGTCCAGGAGTTCACCCAGCACCAGGTCAGCGAGGACTGGGCGCTGGGCGGGGCCTTCACCGCCTGTGAGGTCGGCGACCCGAACGGCATGTTCCTCGGCATCGACCTGGACTGCGGCACCACCCGCCCCGTGATGATCAACGTTGCAGATGCGCCCAAGGTGGACGCGTCGGCCTCGATGGGCATCGTCGGGGACCTGGGGGCGGGCAAGAGTGTCCTGCAGAAGCTGATCGCGGAGGCGGTGTGGGCGCGCGGCGGGTGCGCGATCTGCATCGACCGCACCCCGGTACGCGAGTGGGCGACCTTCGCCCGCACCGCCGCGAAGGGCCGCGTCCAGATCATCGACGCCGCCCAGGCCGAAGTGTCCATCGACCCGCTGCGCATGTTCGACGGTCCCGAGGGCCGTCACTACGCCCTGTCCTACCTCACCCTCCAGCTCGGCATCGGCCCGATGAGCACAGGCGGCGAGGTCCTGCACCACGCTGTCGAGCAGGCCGCCGCCAGCGACCAGCCGTCCATGCACCGCGTGCTTCAGGTCCTGGAGGAGATGGCCGGGAACGAGGTGGGTAAGCGGCAGGACGCCGCCGCGAGTCTCGCCGGCCTCGTCCGCGTGGTGGCCACCAACTCCCTGGCCCGGATGGTGTTCGACCCGGCGCTGCCGCCGGTGCAGTTGGACGCCTCCAGTGCCTCCGACATGATCGTGATCACGACGACCGGTCTGAAGCTGCCGCCGAAGGCCGCGTTCGGTAATCCCGAGATCCTGCACCAGCAGCCGCTGGAAGCGCTGATCGGGCGCGCCGTGCTGTATCTGATCGCTGCGATAGCCCGGCAGACCGCGTTCGAGGACCCGGCCCGGTTCACCGCAGTGGTCGCGGACGAGTTGTACTGGCTCACCTCGTCGGCCGAGGGCACCGCGCTGGTCCACGAGATCCTCCATGACGGGCGCAAACACGGCGCCGGCCTGCTCGCCGGGTCCCACGACGCTGAGGAACTCGGGCCCGACCGAGGTCTGATGGCCTACCGTGCGCTCGCCCGCACTGCGGATCGTGAACGTGCCCGCCGCGGCCTGGAGTTCGTCGGCCTCGATCCGAACGATCCGGAGTTGCTGCGGCTGGTGACCACCGGCCTGTCCCCCGTCGGCCGCAAGGGCCGGGAGGGCGAGTTCCTGCTGGCCTGCCCGCGGCAGAACACCGGCCGGGTCAAGGTCTCCATCCCCTCTATCCCACGCATCACCACGTCCATCACCACCACACCCGGCCGCCGCACGAGCAATGCCCCGTCCTCCGTGCCTGAGCCGCTCGCCGGTGACAGCGCGGGGACCCGTCCGAAGGAACACGTCTGATGACCTCTTCGTCCTGGGAACGCTCCCGACGCCTGGCCGCGGCCGCGAGTGTCCTCACCGTGATCGCCGTCGTCCTCGGCGTGCTCGTCCTGGCCGCCGGGACAGACGTGCCGGACGGGTGGTGGCCCCGTACGGGGCCGGCCTTCACCCCTGGCGCCCGCCCCGCGGCCCAGGATCCGTGCGCCCTGATCGTGGGCCCGGCCGAGGACTACTGCGAGCGGGGCCCCACCACGACCGCTTTCTCCGCCTCCGCCGAGGATCCCGGCATGGCCGGTACAGGGTGGCAGCTGGTGTCCGCTGGTGCGGGGCTTGCCGCCTTCGTGGTGTGGCGGCTTCGGAGCGCCGCTGGGCAAGGGCGGTGCTGACATGTTCCGTCCAGACCGCGCGGCCCTCCGCTCGGCCGGCTTCATCGTGCTGCTCACTGGCGTGTTCGTCATGGTGAACAGCCAGGTCGTGTACGCGGCGGGCAGCAACAGCGAGACCGGAGACCTCCTCGCCCCGCTGAACATCACCTCCTCCGAGGGCGTGCCGATCAACGGGTACGAGCTGAACGCCGAGGGCGGCTCCATCATCGCCTTCAGAAGCCAGGCCCTGGCGTTCGCGCTGTCCGGCCTGTTCACCCTCATCCGGCTGCTGGTCGGACTGGCTGGCTGGGCGATCGAGATCGCCTTCCGGTTCCCGCTGCTGAAGATCCTCATCAAGCCCGCGCAGAAGGCCGCCGACTCCTACAACCACGTGATCGTCGACACGCTCGGTCTCAAGGGGCTGCTGCTGGCCTGGGCGTTCGTCTTCGCCGCCTTCATGATCGTGCGTGGCCGGGTCGGCCGAGGTCTCGGTGAGATCTTCCTGACGCTGCTGATCGCGGCGTTCGCCGCATCCGCGTTTGTCCGCCCGGACTACCTGCTCACGCAGGACGGCCCACTGGGGCAGACACAGCAGGTGGCCGCCGAGGTCGCCCAGCAGACGGTCAACTCCTACGACTGGGGCGGCAAGCTCGCCAGCCTGGACCCGTGCGCCGATTTGGCCGGCAACGCCGAGCTCAAGTGCCTGGAACAGGAGGGCGAAGCCCCTGTCGATTCGACCGACCTGGCCCGCCCTCTGCAGGACAGCATCACCAACGCGCTGATCGTCAAGCCGTTCATGCTGCTGGAGTACGGGCGCATCCTTGACCCGGCCAAGGCGTCCGACCGCAAGGCGTACGCCGTCCATCTGAAGTGGGTCATCGGCGGCTACAAAGCCGGCGGGAACAAAGGGAACGGGGAGCACAGCGACGCCTGCGACATGCTCCCCGACCAGGCGAAGCAGGTATGCGAGCTCGAGCAGAGCGGCAAAGTCCCCGGTGACGACGGCAGCCCCAGCCTGCCGCAGCTCACCCCAGGCGGTGACCTGCTGGACGCCTCCAACGCGATCGTCACCGATGAGGACAGGGAGTTCTACGCCTTCCTCCAGGACATGAGGAAGGCCGGTGACGTCGGCAAGGCGTGTGCCGACTACGCCGAGAAGCCCACCTGGTGGCGGGTCGGAGGTGCCGTTCTGCTGCTGGTCGCCGCCCTGTTCATCTGCGGCATGCTGCTGTCCAGCGCGATCGTGCTGCTCGGCACCCAGGGCATCTGCGCGGCGGCCGCGGCCGCCGGCGGAGTCACCTTCATTGCCGGCATGCTGCCCGGGCCCGCACGCCAGTCGGTGTGGAAGTGGCTGTCGATCTGGGGCATCGCGATCCTCGCCATGGTCGGCGTGTGTGCGTTCGTACCGTTCTTCGGCATCGCCGTGGACGCCACCATCACCAACGGGCCCGACCTGATGGTCGAGCGGATCCTGCTGATCGACGTGCTGGCCATCGCCGGTGCGGCCGGGCACCGCCGCCTGCTCACCGGGATCACCTCGGTCGGCCGACGTATGGCCATGCGGATGCGCTACGCCAAGGTCGGCGGCACCCACATGCCCGGCGACACCTCCGAACTCGGCGCAGCGCTCGCCATGAACTCCCCTGCCGCGATGGGCGGTTACGGCGGCGGGCTGCGTGCCTTAACCGGCGGTGGAGGCGGCCGGTACGGGATGCTCGGCACCCGCCAGCGGCTGATGGGTGCGCTCGCCTCCCTGGTCGACGGGGCGGGCATGCCGGTCGACACCGGCCGGATCCTCGCCGACGCCAGCACCGAAGCCGGACGCGGTCTCGCCCCGCTGACCGCAGCCGCAGCCGTGGGAGGGCTGGGAGTACGGCTCGGCGGAAAAGGCGCGCACTGGCTGCTGATCGGCCGGCGCCCGGACAGGGAACAGCTGGCCAAGTGGCGCAAGCCCACCGCCGACGGCGACCCGGACACCGGCGGCCCACCAGGTGGCCCAGGCGGCGGTGCCGGCAGCGGAGGGCCGCGTCGTCCCGGCGGTCCGCCCGACCGCTACCGCGACGAGGACGGCCAGGTCATCGACCGCGGCTCGGGACAGGTGCTGCACGACCAGAACACCGACCGCACCCTGCTCTCCACGCGCGCCCACAACCGGCTGGTGCGCTTCCGCGGCTACCGCATCCTGCACCGGGGCGGGCGGGCCGCGTACGGATCGACGGTCGGGCTGCCAACCAACGTGCAGCGGGCCCGGACGGGCGGGTCGCAATACTCCGAAGAGGCCCGCCAGCAGGTGCGGGTGTGGCGCAACACGGTTCGCGAGGACAGCCGGGCCTGGGGCGACACCGGACGGCATGTGTCCCAGGTCGTCCGGGAACACACGGACGACAGCGGCGGGATGGGCCCCTTCGTCAGCCGTCGTCTGCCGACCGGTCCGTCGCCGGCTCCGCGTCCGACCATGTCCTCCGGTTCTTCTGGCCGTACGAGTCCGGCTTCCCCTCAGCCCAGCGCGCCCGCGCCTCCCACCCCGGCCAGCGCACGGCCGAGCACCCCGCCGACGTCCCCGCCGCAGCCCAGTGGGGGCGGAGGTATAACCGGGCGGGCGGCCAGCCCGCCACCGGACAGGGCCAGGCCGATCTTTCCCGGAGGCAGCGGCGCGAGCAGCAGCACCCGTGACGTGGCGCGAGCCCGGTTCCAGGAGCTGATGCGGCGGACCGCGGCCGACGCCGAGCGCCTGCGCCAGGAGCGGGCCCGGCGGCCGGGCAACGGTGAGAGCGAGTGAAGCCGGCCCGGCGCCGGATGGCGCGTTGGGTGTGCGTGGTGATGCTGTTGGTGTTCGCCGCCGTGTGCTGTGCCGCACCAGTAGGGAACGCGATCAGCGCGTACGTCGCGCTGAAAACGGGGGCGCAGGACGACGGAGGGATCGCCGAAGGCGGCAGCGCCGCGGACATCCCTTCCCGGATGCTGACCGCCTACAAGAAAGCCGCCCAGCAGGTCGGTCGGCATGTGCCGAAGTGTCAGGGCATGCGCTGGCCGATCCTCGCCGGGATCGCCAAGGTCGAGTCCAACCATGCGGTGGGCCGGAACATCGCCGTTAACGGGGACATCCGACCGAAGATCTACGGGGTGCTCCTCAACGGTTCCGGGGCCGGGGGCAACACCACCGTCTTCCCGGACACCGACGGCGGCACATGGGACGGCACCGCTCAAGGCGAGCGCGCCGTCGGCCCGTTCCAGTTCCTGCCCTCCACCTGGGAAGGCGTCGGTAAAGACGCCAACGGCGACCAGGCCGCCGACCCGCACAAC
The genomic region above belongs to Streptomyces sp. B21-083 and contains:
- a CDS encoding ATP-binding protein, encoding MRVPIRHIAGHLVWSAQGSVWALYRLHPGPDARGQSEETVQGTHVPAAVRDEHLAKITHLVRSLSGSPRLFGLCAQVDPGEIALRMIEGIEPADTAPADGPHPWVENVEATLDLLDSQEMHRRTLWLAVPLQTEQAGLQLSSSLGAAWAELSPMLGLRTVPVARREVTAAREQASRVEAALAGGIAFRPARPAEIVWMIQHALHRGIAEPLLTEAETSDLYGGYLRDGVLRSPSYADLGQVRLQEGGIDPVIDDVDELRSAGRITRSGRNAWWRLNTGSPIGRRWLQIESDAGVGYQAQLALAECPPAVQQDAADLFAQLETLDFPVDYTVDLTLVPAEKARDQVRRKKNELIDQADQYDARPTGMPASLTDAARDLGELDARLSRTSVEVEVQSVTVLTVWGPTAAVCDARARALTALLAGADYRAVRPTGLQESLFALGLPGTVRPGVVQEFTQHQVSEDWALGGAFTACEVGDPNGMFLGIDLDCGTTRPVMINVADAPKVDASASMGIVGDLGAGKSVLQKLIAEAVWARGGCAICIDRTPVREWATFARTAAKGRVQIIDAAQAEVSIDPLRMFDGPEGRHYALSYLTLQLGIGPMSTGGEVLHHAVEQAAASDQPSMHRVLQVLEEMAGNEVGKRQDAAASLAGLVRVVATNSLARMVFDPALPPVQLDASSASDMIVITTTGLKLPPKAAFGNPEILHQQPLEALIGRAVLYLIAAIARQTAFEDPARFTAVVADELYWLTSSAEGTALVHEILHDGRKHGAGLLAGSHDAEELGPDRGLMAYRALARTADRERARRGLEFVGLDPNDPELLRLVTTGLSPVGRKGREGEFLLACPRQNTGRVKVSIPSIPRITTSITTTPGRRTSNAPSSVPEPLAGDSAGTRPKEHV